In the genome of Candoia aspera isolate rCanAsp1 chromosome 1, rCanAsp1.hap2, whole genome shotgun sequence, one region contains:
- the SNX9 gene encoding sorting nexin-9 isoform X5, with amino-acid sequence MCVASDYVSHMVDFLASLTNSAILEPFIQSPLSTPSTGKVTSNANDPWSSWDNATTADAWSTKPEARQKNSVSNNWETAAFGHPQAYQGPAAADDDDWDEDWDEPKSAATPYLGYKEAEPSDPAGLQRGNSRGTAMKLPLNKFPGFAKPGVEQYLLAKQLVKSKEKIPIIIGDYGPMWVYPTSTFDCVVADPKKGSKMYGLKSYIEYQLTCTNTNRSVNHRYKHFDWLYERLLIKFGSAIPIPSLPDKQVTGRFEEEFIKMRMERLQAWMTRMCRHPVISESDVFQQFLSFRDEKEWKTGKRKAEKDEIVGVMVFSTMEPEAPDLDMIEIEQKCDAVGRFTKAMDDGVKELLTVGHEHWKRCTGPLPKEYQKIGKALQGLALVFSTSGYQGESDLNEAITEAGKTYEEIASLVAEQPKKDLHFLMETNHEYKGFLGCFPDIIGAHKGAIEKVKESDKLIATSKITPQDKQNMLTRASTMSYALQAEMNHFHSNRIYDYNTVMRLYLEQQAQFYETIAQKLRQALSRFPVM; translated from the exons ATGTGTGTCGCTTCTGATTACGTGAGTCATATG GTGGATTTTCTGGCATCTCTCACTAATTCAGCCATTTTGGAACCTTTCATACAATCTCCACTTTCAACTCCTTCTACAGGAAAG GTTACCAGTAATGCAAATGATCCCTGGTCAAGCTGGGACAATGCAACGACTGCTGATGCCTGGTCAACAAAACCCGAAGCTAGGCAGAAAAACAGTGTATCAAACAATTGGGAGACAGCAGCATTTGGTCATCCTCAAGCTTATCAAGGTCCAG cagctgctgatgatgatgattgggaTGAAGACTGGGATGAACCTAAATCAGCAGCTACACCCTATCTTGGTTATAAAGAGGCAGAGCcctctgatccagcagggcttcAGCGTGGGAACAGCCGTGGCACTGCTATGAAATTGCCATTGAACAA ATTTCCTGGATTTGCAAAACCTGGAGTGGAACAGTACCTGCTGGCAAAGCAGCTAGTGAAATCCAAAGAGAAAATTCCTATAATT ATTGGAGATTATGGTCCAATGTGGGTTTATCCTACTTCTACATTTGACTGTGTTGTGGCTGATCCAAAAAAAGGTTCTAAAATGTATGGCTTGAAGAGCTACATCGAATATCAGCTGACGTGTACA AATACCAATCGATCGGTCAACCACAGATATAAACACTTTGACTGGTTATATGAGCGTCTCTTAATTAAGTTTGGATCAGCCATTCCAATTCCATCTCTTCCAGATAAACAGGTTACAG GACGTTTTGAAGAAGAATTCATCAAAATGCGGATGGAGAGATTACAAGCTTGGATGACCAGGATGTGTCGTCACCCAGTTATTTCAGAAAGTGATGTTTTTCAGCAATTCCTTAGTTTCCGTGATGAAAAG GAATGGAAAACAGGTAAAAGGAAGGCAGAAAAAGATGAGATTGTTGGTGTCATGGTATTTTCTACTATGGAACCAGAGGCTCCTGATTTGGATATGATAGAAAT TGAGCAGAAGTGTGATGCAGTTGGCAGGTTCACTAAAGCCATGGATGATGGAGTTAAGGAGTTGCTAACAGTAGGCCATGAACACTGGAAACGTTGTACAGGAC CATTACCCAAGGAATATCAGAAAATAGGAAAAGCTTTACAGGGTTTGGCACTGGTTTTCAGTACTAGTGGTTATCAAG GAGAGTCTGACCTCAATGAAGCAATAACTGAAGCAGGAAAAACGTATGAAGAAATAGCCAGTCTTGTGGCAGAGCAG CCAAAGAAGGATCTTCATTTTCTGATGGAAACCAATCATGAATACAAAGGATTTCTTGGTTGCTTTCCAGATATCATAGGTGCTCATAAG GGAGCAATAGAAAAAGTGAAGGAAAGTGATAAACTGATTGCTACCAGCAAAATTACCCCCCAAGATAAACAAAACATGCTGACACGTGCAAGCACTATGTCTTACGCGTTGCAAG CGGAGATGAATCACTTTCACAGTAATCGAATTTATGATTACAATACTGTGATGCGCTTGTACCTGGAACAGCAGGCACAATTCTATGAAACG ATTGCACAGAAGCTGAGGCAGGCTCTCAGTCGCTTTCCTGTGATGTAG
- the SNX9 gene encoding sorting nexin-9 isoform X3 codes for MATKARVMYDFAAEPGNNELTVNEGEIITITNPDVGGGWLEGKNSQGERGLVPTDYVEIIHESTRDGILVADQAFFDCFSSNASQMNSQAVKNNSQVTSNANDPWSSWDNATTADAWSTKPEARQKNSVSNNWETAAFGHPQAYQGPAAADDDDWDEDWDEPKSAATPYLGYKEAEPSDPAGLQRGNSRGTAMKLPLNKFPGFAKPGVEQYLLAKQLVKSKEKIPIIIGDYGPMWVYPTSTFDCVVADPKKGSKMYGLKSYIEYQLTCTNTNRSVNHRYKHFDWLYERLLIKFGSAIPIPSLPDKQVTGRFEEEFIKMRMERLQAWMTRMCRHPVISESDVFQQFLSFRDEKEWKTGKRKAEKDEIVGVMVFSTMEPEAPDLDMIEIEQKCDAVGRFTKAMDDGVKELLTVGHEHWKRCTGPLPKEYQKIGKALQGLALVFSTSGYQGESDLNEAITEAGKTYEEIASLVAEQPKKDLHFLMETNHEYKGFLGCFPDIIGAHKGAIEKVKESDKLIATSKITPQDKQNMLTRASTMSYALQAEMNHFHSNRIYDYNTVMRLYLEQQAQFYETIAQKLRQALSRFPVM; via the exons GATGTAGGTGGAGGCTGGTTGGAAGGCAAAAACAGCCAAGGAGAAAGAGGATTAGTTCCTACAGATTATGTTGAA ATTATACATGAAAGCACCAGAGATGGAATTCTGGTAGCTGATCAAGCCTTTTTTGACTGCTTCTCCTCAAATGCTTCACAGATGAATTCACAAGCTGTGAAAAACAATAGCCAA GTTACCAGTAATGCAAATGATCCCTGGTCAAGCTGGGACAATGCAACGACTGCTGATGCCTGGTCAACAAAACCCGAAGCTAGGCAGAAAAACAGTGTATCAAACAATTGGGAGACAGCAGCATTTGGTCATCCTCAAGCTTATCAAGGTCCAG cagctgctgatgatgatgattgggaTGAAGACTGGGATGAACCTAAATCAGCAGCTACACCCTATCTTGGTTATAAAGAGGCAGAGCcctctgatccagcagggcttcAGCGTGGGAACAGCCGTGGCACTGCTATGAAATTGCCATTGAACAA ATTTCCTGGATTTGCAAAACCTGGAGTGGAACAGTACCTGCTGGCAAAGCAGCTAGTGAAATCCAAAGAGAAAATTCCTATAATT ATTGGAGATTATGGTCCAATGTGGGTTTATCCTACTTCTACATTTGACTGTGTTGTGGCTGATCCAAAAAAAGGTTCTAAAATGTATGGCTTGAAGAGCTACATCGAATATCAGCTGACGTGTACA AATACCAATCGATCGGTCAACCACAGATATAAACACTTTGACTGGTTATATGAGCGTCTCTTAATTAAGTTTGGATCAGCCATTCCAATTCCATCTCTTCCAGATAAACAGGTTACAG GACGTTTTGAAGAAGAATTCATCAAAATGCGGATGGAGAGATTACAAGCTTGGATGACCAGGATGTGTCGTCACCCAGTTATTTCAGAAAGTGATGTTTTTCAGCAATTCCTTAGTTTCCGTGATGAAAAG GAATGGAAAACAGGTAAAAGGAAGGCAGAAAAAGATGAGATTGTTGGTGTCATGGTATTTTCTACTATGGAACCAGAGGCTCCTGATTTGGATATGATAGAAAT TGAGCAGAAGTGTGATGCAGTTGGCAGGTTCACTAAAGCCATGGATGATGGAGTTAAGGAGTTGCTAACAGTAGGCCATGAACACTGGAAACGTTGTACAGGAC CATTACCCAAGGAATATCAGAAAATAGGAAAAGCTTTACAGGGTTTGGCACTGGTTTTCAGTACTAGTGGTTATCAAG GAGAGTCTGACCTCAATGAAGCAATAACTGAAGCAGGAAAAACGTATGAAGAAATAGCCAGTCTTGTGGCAGAGCAG CCAAAGAAGGATCTTCATTTTCTGATGGAAACCAATCATGAATACAAAGGATTTCTTGGTTGCTTTCCAGATATCATAGGTGCTCATAAG GGAGCAATAGAAAAAGTGAAGGAAAGTGATAAACTGATTGCTACCAGCAAAATTACCCCCCAAGATAAACAAAACATGCTGACACGTGCAAGCACTATGTCTTACGCGTTGCAAG CGGAGATGAATCACTTTCACAGTAATCGAATTTATGATTACAATACTGTGATGCGCTTGTACCTGGAACAGCAGGCACAATTCTATGAAACG ATTGCACAGAAGCTGAGGCAGGCTCTCAGTCGCTTTCCTGTGATGTAG
- the SNX9 gene encoding sorting nexin-9 isoform X1, giving the protein MATKARVMYDFAAEPGNNELTVNEGEIITITNPDVGGGWLEGKNSQGERGLVPTDYVEIIHESTRDGILVADQAFFDCFSSNASQMNSQAVKNNSQVDFLASLTNSAILEPFIQSPLSTPSTGKVTSNANDPWSSWDNATTADAWSTKPEARQKNSVSNNWETAAFGHPQAYQGPAAADDDDWDEDWDEPKSAATPYLGYKEAEPSDPAGLQRGNSRGTAMKLPLNKFPGFAKPGVEQYLLAKQLVKSKEKIPIIIGDYGPMWVYPTSTFDCVVADPKKGSKMYGLKSYIEYQLTCTNTNRSVNHRYKHFDWLYERLLIKFGSAIPIPSLPDKQVTGRFEEEFIKMRMERLQAWMTRMCRHPVISESDVFQQFLSFRDEKEWKTGKRKAEKDEIVGVMVFSTMEPEAPDLDMIEIEQKCDAVGRFTKAMDDGVKELLTVGHEHWKRCTGPLPKEYQKIGKALQGLALVFSTSGYQGESDLNEAITEAGKTYEEIASLVAEQPKKDLHFLMETNHEYKGFLGCFPDIIGAHKGAIEKVKESDKLIATSKITPQDKQNMLTRASTMSYALQAEMNHFHSNRIYDYNTVMRLYLEQQAQFYETIAQKLRQALSRFPVM; this is encoded by the exons GATGTAGGTGGAGGCTGGTTGGAAGGCAAAAACAGCCAAGGAGAAAGAGGATTAGTTCCTACAGATTATGTTGAA ATTATACATGAAAGCACCAGAGATGGAATTCTGGTAGCTGATCAAGCCTTTTTTGACTGCTTCTCCTCAAATGCTTCACAGATGAATTCACAAGCTGTGAAAAACAATAGCCAA GTGGATTTTCTGGCATCTCTCACTAATTCAGCCATTTTGGAACCTTTCATACAATCTCCACTTTCAACTCCTTCTACAGGAAAG GTTACCAGTAATGCAAATGATCCCTGGTCAAGCTGGGACAATGCAACGACTGCTGATGCCTGGTCAACAAAACCCGAAGCTAGGCAGAAAAACAGTGTATCAAACAATTGGGAGACAGCAGCATTTGGTCATCCTCAAGCTTATCAAGGTCCAG cagctgctgatgatgatgattgggaTGAAGACTGGGATGAACCTAAATCAGCAGCTACACCCTATCTTGGTTATAAAGAGGCAGAGCcctctgatccagcagggcttcAGCGTGGGAACAGCCGTGGCACTGCTATGAAATTGCCATTGAACAA ATTTCCTGGATTTGCAAAACCTGGAGTGGAACAGTACCTGCTGGCAAAGCAGCTAGTGAAATCCAAAGAGAAAATTCCTATAATT ATTGGAGATTATGGTCCAATGTGGGTTTATCCTACTTCTACATTTGACTGTGTTGTGGCTGATCCAAAAAAAGGTTCTAAAATGTATGGCTTGAAGAGCTACATCGAATATCAGCTGACGTGTACA AATACCAATCGATCGGTCAACCACAGATATAAACACTTTGACTGGTTATATGAGCGTCTCTTAATTAAGTTTGGATCAGCCATTCCAATTCCATCTCTTCCAGATAAACAGGTTACAG GACGTTTTGAAGAAGAATTCATCAAAATGCGGATGGAGAGATTACAAGCTTGGATGACCAGGATGTGTCGTCACCCAGTTATTTCAGAAAGTGATGTTTTTCAGCAATTCCTTAGTTTCCGTGATGAAAAG GAATGGAAAACAGGTAAAAGGAAGGCAGAAAAAGATGAGATTGTTGGTGTCATGGTATTTTCTACTATGGAACCAGAGGCTCCTGATTTGGATATGATAGAAAT TGAGCAGAAGTGTGATGCAGTTGGCAGGTTCACTAAAGCCATGGATGATGGAGTTAAGGAGTTGCTAACAGTAGGCCATGAACACTGGAAACGTTGTACAGGAC CATTACCCAAGGAATATCAGAAAATAGGAAAAGCTTTACAGGGTTTGGCACTGGTTTTCAGTACTAGTGGTTATCAAG GAGAGTCTGACCTCAATGAAGCAATAACTGAAGCAGGAAAAACGTATGAAGAAATAGCCAGTCTTGTGGCAGAGCAG CCAAAGAAGGATCTTCATTTTCTGATGGAAACCAATCATGAATACAAAGGATTTCTTGGTTGCTTTCCAGATATCATAGGTGCTCATAAG GGAGCAATAGAAAAAGTGAAGGAAAGTGATAAACTGATTGCTACCAGCAAAATTACCCCCCAAGATAAACAAAACATGCTGACACGTGCAAGCACTATGTCTTACGCGTTGCAAG CGGAGATGAATCACTTTCACAGTAATCGAATTTATGATTACAATACTGTGATGCGCTTGTACCTGGAACAGCAGGCACAATTCTATGAAACG ATTGCACAGAAGCTGAGGCAGGCTCTCAGTCGCTTTCCTGTGATGTAG
- the SNX9 gene encoding sorting nexin-9 isoform X4: MATKARVMYDFAAEPGNNELTVNEGEIITITNPDVGGGWLEGKNSQGERGLVPTDYVEVTSNANDPWSSWDNATTADAWSTKPEARQKNSVSNNWETAAFGHPQAYQGPAAADDDDWDEDWDEPKSAATPYLGYKEAEPSDPAGLQRGNSRGTAMKLPLNKFPGFAKPGVEQYLLAKQLVKSKEKIPIIIGDYGPMWVYPTSTFDCVVADPKKGSKMYGLKSYIEYQLTCTNTNRSVNHRYKHFDWLYERLLIKFGSAIPIPSLPDKQVTGRFEEEFIKMRMERLQAWMTRMCRHPVISESDVFQQFLSFRDEKEWKTGKRKAEKDEIVGVMVFSTMEPEAPDLDMIEIEQKCDAVGRFTKAMDDGVKELLTVGHEHWKRCTGPLPKEYQKIGKALQGLALVFSTSGYQGESDLNEAITEAGKTYEEIASLVAEQPKKDLHFLMETNHEYKGFLGCFPDIIGAHKGAIEKVKESDKLIATSKITPQDKQNMLTRASTMSYALQAEMNHFHSNRIYDYNTVMRLYLEQQAQFYETIAQKLRQALSRFPVM, encoded by the exons GATGTAGGTGGAGGCTGGTTGGAAGGCAAAAACAGCCAAGGAGAAAGAGGATTAGTTCCTACAGATTATGTTGAA GTTACCAGTAATGCAAATGATCCCTGGTCAAGCTGGGACAATGCAACGACTGCTGATGCCTGGTCAACAAAACCCGAAGCTAGGCAGAAAAACAGTGTATCAAACAATTGGGAGACAGCAGCATTTGGTCATCCTCAAGCTTATCAAGGTCCAG cagctgctgatgatgatgattgggaTGAAGACTGGGATGAACCTAAATCAGCAGCTACACCCTATCTTGGTTATAAAGAGGCAGAGCcctctgatccagcagggcttcAGCGTGGGAACAGCCGTGGCACTGCTATGAAATTGCCATTGAACAA ATTTCCTGGATTTGCAAAACCTGGAGTGGAACAGTACCTGCTGGCAAAGCAGCTAGTGAAATCCAAAGAGAAAATTCCTATAATT ATTGGAGATTATGGTCCAATGTGGGTTTATCCTACTTCTACATTTGACTGTGTTGTGGCTGATCCAAAAAAAGGTTCTAAAATGTATGGCTTGAAGAGCTACATCGAATATCAGCTGACGTGTACA AATACCAATCGATCGGTCAACCACAGATATAAACACTTTGACTGGTTATATGAGCGTCTCTTAATTAAGTTTGGATCAGCCATTCCAATTCCATCTCTTCCAGATAAACAGGTTACAG GACGTTTTGAAGAAGAATTCATCAAAATGCGGATGGAGAGATTACAAGCTTGGATGACCAGGATGTGTCGTCACCCAGTTATTTCAGAAAGTGATGTTTTTCAGCAATTCCTTAGTTTCCGTGATGAAAAG GAATGGAAAACAGGTAAAAGGAAGGCAGAAAAAGATGAGATTGTTGGTGTCATGGTATTTTCTACTATGGAACCAGAGGCTCCTGATTTGGATATGATAGAAAT TGAGCAGAAGTGTGATGCAGTTGGCAGGTTCACTAAAGCCATGGATGATGGAGTTAAGGAGTTGCTAACAGTAGGCCATGAACACTGGAAACGTTGTACAGGAC CATTACCCAAGGAATATCAGAAAATAGGAAAAGCTTTACAGGGTTTGGCACTGGTTTTCAGTACTAGTGGTTATCAAG GAGAGTCTGACCTCAATGAAGCAATAACTGAAGCAGGAAAAACGTATGAAGAAATAGCCAGTCTTGTGGCAGAGCAG CCAAAGAAGGATCTTCATTTTCTGATGGAAACCAATCATGAATACAAAGGATTTCTTGGTTGCTTTCCAGATATCATAGGTGCTCATAAG GGAGCAATAGAAAAAGTGAAGGAAAGTGATAAACTGATTGCTACCAGCAAAATTACCCCCCAAGATAAACAAAACATGCTGACACGTGCAAGCACTATGTCTTACGCGTTGCAAG CGGAGATGAATCACTTTCACAGTAATCGAATTTATGATTACAATACTGTGATGCGCTTGTACCTGGAACAGCAGGCACAATTCTATGAAACG ATTGCACAGAAGCTGAGGCAGGCTCTCAGTCGCTTTCCTGTGATGTAG
- the SNX9 gene encoding sorting nexin-9 isoform X2, with translation MATKARVMYDFAAEPGNNELTVNEGEIITITNPDVGGGWLEGKNSQGERGLVPTDYVEIIHESTRDGILVADQAFFDCFSSNASQMNSQAVKNNSQVDFLASLTNSAILEPFIQSPLSTPSTGKVTSNANDPWSSWDNATTADAWSTKPEARQKNSVSNNWETAAFGHPQAYQGPAADDDDWDEDWDEPKSAATPYLGYKEAEPSDPAGLQRGNSRGTAMKLPLNKFPGFAKPGVEQYLLAKQLVKSKEKIPIIIGDYGPMWVYPTSTFDCVVADPKKGSKMYGLKSYIEYQLTCTNTNRSVNHRYKHFDWLYERLLIKFGSAIPIPSLPDKQVTGRFEEEFIKMRMERLQAWMTRMCRHPVISESDVFQQFLSFRDEKEWKTGKRKAEKDEIVGVMVFSTMEPEAPDLDMIEIEQKCDAVGRFTKAMDDGVKELLTVGHEHWKRCTGPLPKEYQKIGKALQGLALVFSTSGYQGESDLNEAITEAGKTYEEIASLVAEQPKKDLHFLMETNHEYKGFLGCFPDIIGAHKGAIEKVKESDKLIATSKITPQDKQNMLTRASTMSYALQAEMNHFHSNRIYDYNTVMRLYLEQQAQFYETIAQKLRQALSRFPVM, from the exons GATGTAGGTGGAGGCTGGTTGGAAGGCAAAAACAGCCAAGGAGAAAGAGGATTAGTTCCTACAGATTATGTTGAA ATTATACATGAAAGCACCAGAGATGGAATTCTGGTAGCTGATCAAGCCTTTTTTGACTGCTTCTCCTCAAATGCTTCACAGATGAATTCACAAGCTGTGAAAAACAATAGCCAA GTGGATTTTCTGGCATCTCTCACTAATTCAGCCATTTTGGAACCTTTCATACAATCTCCACTTTCAACTCCTTCTACAGGAAAG GTTACCAGTAATGCAAATGATCCCTGGTCAAGCTGGGACAATGCAACGACTGCTGATGCCTGGTCAACAAAACCCGAAGCTAGGCAGAAAAACAGTGTATCAAACAATTGGGAGACAGCAGCATTTGGTCATCCTCAAGCTTATCAAGGTCCAG ctgctgatgatgatgattgggaTGAAGACTGGGATGAACCTAAATCAGCAGCTACACCCTATCTTGGTTATAAAGAGGCAGAGCcctctgatccagcagggcttcAGCGTGGGAACAGCCGTGGCACTGCTATGAAATTGCCATTGAACAA ATTTCCTGGATTTGCAAAACCTGGAGTGGAACAGTACCTGCTGGCAAAGCAGCTAGTGAAATCCAAAGAGAAAATTCCTATAATT ATTGGAGATTATGGTCCAATGTGGGTTTATCCTACTTCTACATTTGACTGTGTTGTGGCTGATCCAAAAAAAGGTTCTAAAATGTATGGCTTGAAGAGCTACATCGAATATCAGCTGACGTGTACA AATACCAATCGATCGGTCAACCACAGATATAAACACTTTGACTGGTTATATGAGCGTCTCTTAATTAAGTTTGGATCAGCCATTCCAATTCCATCTCTTCCAGATAAACAGGTTACAG GACGTTTTGAAGAAGAATTCATCAAAATGCGGATGGAGAGATTACAAGCTTGGATGACCAGGATGTGTCGTCACCCAGTTATTTCAGAAAGTGATGTTTTTCAGCAATTCCTTAGTTTCCGTGATGAAAAG GAATGGAAAACAGGTAAAAGGAAGGCAGAAAAAGATGAGATTGTTGGTGTCATGGTATTTTCTACTATGGAACCAGAGGCTCCTGATTTGGATATGATAGAAAT TGAGCAGAAGTGTGATGCAGTTGGCAGGTTCACTAAAGCCATGGATGATGGAGTTAAGGAGTTGCTAACAGTAGGCCATGAACACTGGAAACGTTGTACAGGAC CATTACCCAAGGAATATCAGAAAATAGGAAAAGCTTTACAGGGTTTGGCACTGGTTTTCAGTACTAGTGGTTATCAAG GAGAGTCTGACCTCAATGAAGCAATAACTGAAGCAGGAAAAACGTATGAAGAAATAGCCAGTCTTGTGGCAGAGCAG CCAAAGAAGGATCTTCATTTTCTGATGGAAACCAATCATGAATACAAAGGATTTCTTGGTTGCTTTCCAGATATCATAGGTGCTCATAAG GGAGCAATAGAAAAAGTGAAGGAAAGTGATAAACTGATTGCTACCAGCAAAATTACCCCCCAAGATAAACAAAACATGCTGACACGTGCAAGCACTATGTCTTACGCGTTGCAAG CGGAGATGAATCACTTTCACAGTAATCGAATTTATGATTACAATACTGTGATGCGCTTGTACCTGGAACAGCAGGCACAATTCTATGAAACG ATTGCACAGAAGCTGAGGCAGGCTCTCAGTCGCTTTCCTGTGATGTAG